A stretch of Gemmobacter fulvus DNA encodes these proteins:
- a CDS encoding two-component system sensor histidine kinase NtrB: protein MGGAVGRRRIDLLSLIPLVAIVALVVMVGALVWAVNRSEADQARIKLATDALWVEQTLRFQLSIDEDMLARLALDAAGGTPPQALDARARLHIATNPEMLSVVWYDGAGRPARAMPSLADSGNAALLALMQASPARSARPIYGDLDGDANVAMGLRLGGDAGFVIATISVPLMLERHIPWWIAEQYAVQIADAGGGVLVSRARLIPDPANPSHAISFDPPLRGTVLRISAYDPATDVGAMLLFAAVAALAGFAILAMLVLYRSAERRRSAEMRLRGETAFRRSMEESLTVGLRAKDHQGRVLYVNSAFCKLVGWPSGELVGRSPPMPYWDPESIGETVARHKALAEGGAVSQAFETRFRRRDGSEIDVQVYEAPLIDAKGAHRGWMGSVIDITEAKTAARMARAQDETMARTGRLVTLGEMASTLAHELNQPLSAIASYAAGVMNLLEQGRSDPALLQPAMQKLAQQAGRAGLIIRRIQDLVKKREPHFTEVALEEVIAETLGFLAADAREHRVALRSDVRAAPLVLADRILLEQVLINLIRNGMEAMGEGRRSGDSLLLTLREDDGRAVIEVADQGAGIDPSVDGRLFDAFTSTKAHGMGMGLNICRSIIELHRGQLTHRPQPGGGTVFSVVLPGVATADSAAEDQTTATTQGRAAE from the coding sequence ATGGGCGGCGCGGTCGGCCGACGGCGCATTGATCTGCTGTCGCTGATCCCGCTGGTGGCGATTGTCGCGCTGGTGGTGATGGTCGGCGCGCTGGTCTGGGCCGTCAACCGCAGCGAGGCGGATCAGGCGCGCATCAAGCTGGCGACGGATGCGCTCTGGGTGGAACAGACGCTGCGGTTCCAGCTGTCGATTGACGAGGACATGCTGGCGCGGCTGGCGCTGGATGCGGCAGGGGGCACACCGCCACAGGCGCTGGATGCGCGCGCCCGGCTGCATATCGCCACCAATCCCGAAATGCTGTCGGTGGTCTGGTATGACGGCGCGGGCCGCCCGGCGCGCGCGATGCCCAGCCTTGCCGATTCCGGCAATGCGGCATTGCTGGCGCTGATGCAGGCCAGCCCCGCGCGCAGCGCCCGCCCGATCTATGGCGATCTGGACGGTGATGCGAATGTGGCGATGGGGCTGCGGCTGGGGGGCGATGCGGGCTTTGTCATCGCCACGATCTCGGTGCCGCTGATGCTGGAGCGGCATATCCCTTGGTGGATTGCCGAACAATATGCGGTGCAGATCGCCGATGCGGGCGGCGGCGTTCTGGTCTCGCGCGCCCGGCTGATCCCGGATCCGGCCAACCCGAGCCACGCCATCAGCTTTGATCCGCCCTTGCGCGGCACGGTGCTGCGCATCAGCGCCTATGATCCGGCGACGGATGTGGGGGCGATGCTGCTGTTTGCCGCCGTGGCGGCGCTGGCCGGGTTTGCCATCCTGGCCATGCTGGTGCTCTATCGCAGTGCCGAACGGCGGCGCAGCGCCGAGATGCGCCTGCGTGGAGAGACAGCGTTCCGCCGTTCGATGGAAGAAAGCCTGACGGTGGGCCTGCGTGCCAAGGATCATCAGGGCCGGGTGCTGTATGTGAATTCGGCCTTTTGCAAGCTGGTCGGCTGGCCGTCCGGGGAACTTGTGGGGCGTTCCCCGCCCATGCCCTATTGGGATCCTGAAAGCATTGGTGAGACCGTGGCGCGGCACAAGGCGCTGGCCGAAGGCGGGGCGGTGTCACAGGCTTTCGAGACCCGCTTTCGCCGCCGCGATGGCAGCGAGATCGACGTTCAGGTCTATGAAGCGCCGCTGATCGACGCCAAGGGCGCGCATCGCGGCTGGATGGGCTCGGTGATCGACATCACCGAAGCCAAGACCGCCGCCCGCATGGCGCGGGCACAGGATGAAACCATGGCGCGCACCGGGCGGCTGGTCACGCTGGGCGAAATGGCCTCGACGCTGGCGCATGAGCTGAACCAGCCGCTGTCGGCGATTGCCAGCTATGCCGCCGGGGTGATGAACCTGCTGGAACAGGGGCGCAGTGATCCGGCGCTGTTGCAGCCCGCGATGCAGAAACTGGCGCAGCAGGCCGGGCGGGCCGGGCTGATCATCCGGCGGATTCAGGATCTGGTGAAAAAGCGCGAACCGCATTTCACCGAAGTGGCGCTGGAAGAGGTGATTGCCGAAACCCTGGGCTTTCTGGCGGCGGATGCGCGCGAACATCGGGTGGCGCTGCGCAGCGATGTGCGCGCGGCCCCGCTGGTGCTGGCCGACCGCATCCTGCTGGAACAGGTGCTGATCAATCTGATCCGCAATGGCATGGAAGCGATGGGCGAGGGGCGGCGCAGCGGCGACAGCCTGTTGCTGACCCTGCGCGAGGATGATGGCCGCGCGGTGATCGAGGTGGCCGATCAGGGCGCGGGCATTGATCCTTCGGTGGATGGCCGCCTGTTTGATGCCTTCACCTCGACCAAGGCGCATGGCATGGGCATGGGCCTGAACATCTGCCGCTCGATCATCGAGCTGCATCGGGGCCAGCTGACCC
- a CDS encoding TRAP transporter substrate-binding protein, whose protein sequence is MLTRRTFARLAGAAALALSTALPAFAEPIIIKFSHVVAPDTPKGKAADKFKELAEKYTEGAVMVEVYPNSQLYKDKEELEALQLGAVQMLAPSLAKFGPLGVQEFELFDLPFLMNGYDDLRKITDGEVGQGLLARLEPKGITGLAFWDNGFKVMSANSPLNVPDDFLGLKMRIQSSKILEAQMQALGAVPQVMAFSEVYQALQTGVVDGTENPPSNMYTQKMNEVQKHATVSNHGYLGYAVIVNKAFWDGLPEDVRGNLTKAMAESTSYANSIAKEENDKAMEAMKAAGTTEFHDLTDEERAEWVEVLKPVHEEMADRIGADLIQQVYGVLGTTN, encoded by the coding sequence ATGCTGACACGTCGCACATTCGCGCGGCTGGCCGGGGCTGCCGCCCTTGCGCTGTCCACCGCACTGCCCGCTTTCGCAGAGCCGATCATCATCAAGTTCAGCCACGTCGTTGCCCCCGATACGCCCAAGGGCAAGGCCGCCGACAAGTTCAAGGAACTGGCCGAAAAATACACCGAAGGCGCGGTGATGGTCGAAGTCTATCCCAACAGCCAGCTTTACAAGGACAAAGAAGAACTGGAGGCGCTGCAACTGGGCGCGGTGCAGATGCTCGCGCCGTCGCTGGCGAAATTCGGCCCGCTGGGCGTGCAGGAATTCGAACTGTTCGACCTGCCGTTCCTGATGAATGGCTATGACGACCTGCGCAAGATCACCGATGGTGAAGTGGGTCAGGGCCTGCTGGCCAGGCTGGAGCCGAAGGGCATCACCGGCCTTGCCTTCTGGGACAACGGCTTCAAGGTCATGTCGGCCAACAGCCCGCTGAATGTGCCGGATGATTTCCTTGGCCTCAAGATGCGCATCCAGTCCTCCAAGATCCTCGAGGCGCAGATGCAGGCGCTTGGCGCGGTGCCGCAGGTCATGGCCTTCTCGGAGGTCTATCAGGCCTTGCAGACCGGCGTTGTCGACGGCACCGAAAACCCGCCTTCGAACATGTATACCCAGAAGATGAACGAGGTTCAGAAACACGCCACCGTGTCGAACCATGGCTATCTGGGCTATGCGGTCATCGTAAACAAGGCGTTCTGGGACGGGTTGCCCGAGGACGTGCGCGGCAATCTGACAAAGGCCATGGCCGAATCCACCAGCTATGCCAACTCGATCGCCAAGGAAGAAAACGACAAGGCGATGGAGGCGATGAAGGCCGCAGGCACCACCGAATTCCACGATCTGACCGACGAGGAACGCGCCGAATGGGTCGAAGTGCTGAAACCCGTGCATGAAGAAATGGCCGACCGGATCGGCGCCGATCTGATCCAGCAAGTCTACGGCGTTCTGGGCACCACCAACTGA